A genome region from Brooklawnia propionicigenes includes the following:
- the recQ gene encoding DNA helicase RecQ, whose translation MPDLSPLDVLRTTFGYDEFRGDQAQVIDHVIAGGDAIVLMPTGGGKSLCYQIPAMVRTGVGVVISPLIALMHDQVSALESLGVRAGFLNSTQSYDEQRATEQRALNGELDLLYLAPERLDLPRTREFFDRLAISLFAIDEAHCVSQWGHDFRPEYLKLSVLGERWPGVPRIALTATATTATRHEIAERLGLQQARTFVASFDRPNISYRIETKQQPLKQLISLIRAEHVGDAGIVYCLSRKSVEATAAALVREGIEALPYHAGLPGPVRSANQSRFLRDDGVVMVATIAFGMGIDKPDVRFVAHLDLPRSIEGYYQETGRAGRDGLPATAWMAYGMADIVQQRQLIEGSDGDSAHKRLLGQHLDAMLGLCETLRCRRQLMLEYFGEASEPCGNCDTCLDPPTPWDGTVATQKLLSTVVRLKRERNQRFGAGQLIDILLGRRTPRVEQWHHDQLSTFGIGTELTDLQWRAMVRQLLAAGLLGVSADGHQTLEPTQASWAVLRGQRSVALRHDAITRAGAAKKRKDSTRTGSRASAVDDLVAGDRELFEQLRAWRAETARAASVPAYVVFPDATLAAIAQRRPDSLDGLFAISGVGAKKLESYGEAVLQVISAG comes from the coding sequence ATGCCTGATCTTTCCCCACTCGACGTGCTGCGGACCACGTTCGGGTACGACGAATTCCGGGGTGACCAGGCGCAGGTGATCGACCATGTCATCGCCGGCGGTGACGCGATCGTGTTGATGCCCACAGGAGGCGGCAAGTCGCTGTGCTACCAGATTCCGGCGATGGTGCGCACCGGGGTGGGCGTGGTGATCTCCCCGCTGATCGCGCTGATGCACGACCAGGTCAGCGCGCTGGAGAGCCTCGGCGTACGCGCCGGATTCCTCAACTCCACCCAGAGCTACGACGAGCAGCGGGCCACCGAGCAGCGCGCGCTCAACGGCGAGCTCGACCTGCTGTACCTCGCCCCCGAACGCCTCGACCTGCCGCGAACCCGGGAGTTCTTCGACCGGCTCGCGATCTCGCTCTTCGCCATCGACGAGGCGCACTGCGTCTCCCAGTGGGGCCACGACTTTCGTCCGGAGTACCTGAAGCTGTCGGTGCTGGGCGAACGCTGGCCCGGCGTGCCGCGAATCGCGCTGACCGCGACCGCCACCACCGCCACCCGTCACGAGATCGCCGAACGGCTCGGCCTGCAACAAGCCCGCACCTTCGTGGCCAGCTTCGACCGCCCCAACATCAGCTACCGCATCGAGACCAAGCAGCAACCGCTGAAACAGCTGATCTCGCTGATCCGCGCCGAGCACGTTGGCGATGCCGGCATCGTCTACTGCCTCAGCCGCAAGTCGGTCGAGGCGACCGCAGCGGCCCTGGTCAGGGAGGGGATCGAGGCGCTGCCGTACCATGCCGGGCTTCCGGGGCCGGTACGTTCGGCCAATCAGTCCCGGTTCTTGCGCGACGACGGCGTGGTGATGGTGGCGACCATCGCCTTCGGGATGGGAATCGACAAGCCCGATGTCCGCTTCGTCGCCCATCTCGACCTGCCGCGCAGCATCGAGGGGTACTACCAGGAGACCGGGCGGGCCGGACGCGACGGCCTGCCGGCGACCGCGTGGATGGCCTACGGGATGGCCGACATCGTGCAGCAGCGTCAGTTGATCGAGGGTTCGGACGGCGATTCCGCGCACAAGCGCCTGCTCGGCCAGCACCTGGACGCGATGCTCGGGCTGTGCGAGACGCTGCGCTGCCGTCGTCAACTGATGCTGGAGTACTTCGGTGAAGCCAGTGAGCCATGCGGCAACTGCGACACCTGCCTGGATCCGCCCACACCCTGGGACGGCACCGTCGCCACTCAGAAACTGCTGTCCACCGTGGTGCGGCTCAAGCGCGAACGCAATCAGCGCTTCGGTGCCGGCCAGCTCATCGATATCCTGCTGGGCAGGCGGACACCACGCGTCGAACAGTGGCATCACGACCAGTTGAGCACCTTCGGGATCGGCACCGAACTCACCGATCTGCAGTGGCGGGCCATGGTGCGTCAGCTGCTGGCCGCCGGACTGCTCGGCGTCTCCGCCGATGGACACCAGACCCTGGAGCCTACCCAGGCCTCGTGGGCGGTGCTGCGCGGGCAGCGCTCCGTCGCGCTGCGACACGATGCGATCACCCGTGCAGGAGCTGCGAAGAAGCGCAAGGACAGCACCAGAACCGGCTCACGAGCATCGGCGGTCGACGACCTGGTGGCCGGAGATCGGGAACTGTTCGAACAGCTGCGCGCCTGGCGGGCCGAAACGGCGCGAGCAGCGTCCGTTCCGGCGTATGTGGTCTTTCCCGATGCCACGCTGGCGGCGATCGCACAACGCCGTCCCGACTCGTTGGACGGACTGTTCGCCATCAGCGGCGTAGGTGCC